Within the Novosphingobium pentaromativorans US6-1 genome, the region TTCGAAGGCCGAACCGCGTTTGTCACGGGTGCCGCCAGCGGCATCGGCAGGGAGACGGCGCGCCTGTTCGCGCATCGCGGCGCCAGGGTCGCCTGCGTGGACATCGTCCTGCCCGGCTGCGCCGAGACCGTGAGCGAAATCGAGCGATCGGGCGGAGAGGCCCTGTCGATCGAGGCCGACCTGTCGCGCCCCGAAGGCGCCCGCCATGCCATGAAGGCCGCGCTGGCGAGGTTCGGCCGAATCGATCACGCCTTCAACAATGCCGGCGTCGTCGGCAGCCACGAGGATCCCTTCGACGAGCAGCGCGTGGAGCATACCATCGCGGTCAACCTGCTGGGCGTCCACTGGTGCATCAAGCACCAGGTGCCGGCCATGATCCGGCAAGGCGGCGGGACCATCGTCAACACCGCATCGATTGCCGGGATATCAGGCGCCGTGGGCGCGCTGGACTACACAGCCGCGAAACACGGCGTGGTCGGCCTGACCGGTGCAGTGGCGCGCAGATTCGGCCCACAGGGCGTGCGTTGCAACGCGGTCTGTCCCGGAATCATCCAGACCGCCATGGCGGACGAGGTCGAAGGCGACGACGCGAAGCGCGAGGCGATCTTCGCGCGACTGAGCCCGATCACCGGAAAGCTGGGCACCCCGCGCGACATTGCCGAGGCGGTGCTGTTCCTTTCCAGCGAAAGGGCCGGCTTCATTCACGGAGTCGCATTGCCGGTCGATGGCGGTTTTACAATCTGATCACTTGCTGCGGCGAAAGGCGGGACACATCCCATGCTTGAAACGGTACTGAAGAACATTCGCGTCCTGGATTTCGGACGCTTCATCGCCGCTCCGTGGTGCGGGGCGATTCTGGCGGACATGGGGGCCGACGTTATCCGCGTGGAGAAGAAATCGGGCGGCGAGGATCGATTCGTGCAGCCGGTTTCCACCACCGGCGACGGCGCGACCTTCTTGCAATGCAACCGCAACAAGCGCTCCGTCACGCTCGACACCACGACCGAGGCCGGACGCGAAATACTGCGCGATCTGGTGAAGGGCGCAGACGTGGTGCTGGTCAACATGCCCGACGCGGCGCTTGAGGCGAACGGACTGGATTACGAGGCCCTCAAGGCGATCAAGCCCGACATCGTCTTTGCCAATGCGACGGGCTTCGGTCGCGGCGGCCCTTACAGCAAGCGCGTGGCGTTCGACGGCATCGGACAGGTCATGTCGGGCGGCGTCTTTCGATCTGGTACGCCCGATCAGCCGATGCGATCGGTTGTCCCCTATGTCGATTTCGGGACCGCCATGGCGCTGACCATCGGGATTGCCATGGCTTTGTATCACCGCGCGGCGACCGGAAGGGGACAGGCAGTGGAAGCCTCGCTGCTCCCGGTGGCCTTGATGATGACGGATGGCATGATCATCGACCAGGCGATCAACCAGCAGAATCGCGGCCGCGTAGGCAATGCCGGCACGGCTGCCGCCCCATGCGATCTTTTCAAGGTCACCGACGGCTGGATCCTGGTACAGATCGCCGGCCAGCCGATGTTCAAGCGCTGGTGCCGACTGGTCGATGCACTCGACTGGTTCGAGGACCCGCGCTTTGCTGACGATGACAGGCGCGCTGCCAACGGCAAGGTGCTCAATGCCAGGATGCAGGCCTGGTGCGCGGACATGTCGCTGGAAGAAGCGACCGCGAGGCTTGAGGAAGCGCGCATCCCGGTCGGCCCGCTGTTCTCGCCGCAGGATGTCCTGGACGATCCCCATATTGCGCAGATGGGCTTTCTCAACCAGATGGAATACCCGGGATTGCCGCGCCCCGCACCGGTGATCGAGACTCCTTTCCGCTTGTCGGAAACGCCCGGATCGCTCTATCGGCGCGCACCGCTTCTGGGCGAGCACACCGAAGAAGTGCTGGCCGAACTCGGCATAAGCGGCGAACAGCTGGCCCGGCTGCGCGAAGAACAGATCATCTGAAGCTCCGGCCTGTCCGGATCGACCGGCGAAAGTCGCCAGGTCCGCACAGGCCGGAGGCCATCCGGGCGCACCCGGCGGGAAGTCAGGCCGTTTTCGTGCCTTCCAGGCCCATGTTACCGAACATCCCGGCCTTGACATGGCCACTGA harbors:
- a CDS encoding SDR family NAD(P)-dependent oxidoreductase — protein: MDLNREFEGRTAFVTGAASGIGRETARLFAHRGARVACVDIVLPGCAETVSEIERSGGEALSIEADLSRPEGARHAMKAALARFGRIDHAFNNAGVVGSHEDPFDEQRVEHTIAVNLLGVHWCIKHQVPAMIRQGGGTIVNTASIAGISGAVGALDYTAAKHGVVGLTGAVARRFGPQGVRCNAVCPGIIQTAMADEVEGDDAKREAIFARLSPITGKLGTPRDIAEAVLFLSSERAGFIHGVALPVDGGFTI
- a CDS encoding CaiB/BaiF CoA transferase family protein, yielding MLETVLKNIRVLDFGRFIAAPWCGAILADMGADVIRVEKKSGGEDRFVQPVSTTGDGATFLQCNRNKRSVTLDTTTEAGREILRDLVKGADVVLVNMPDAALEANGLDYEALKAIKPDIVFANATGFGRGGPYSKRVAFDGIGQVMSGGVFRSGTPDQPMRSVVPYVDFGTAMALTIGIAMALYHRAATGRGQAVEASLLPVALMMTDGMIIDQAINQQNRGRVGNAGTAAAPCDLFKVTDGWILVQIAGQPMFKRWCRLVDALDWFEDPRFADDDRRAANGKVLNARMQAWCADMSLEEATARLEEARIPVGPLFSPQDVLDDPHIAQMGFLNQMEYPGLPRPAPVIETPFRLSETPGSLYRRAPLLGEHTEEVLAELGISGEQLARLREEQII